ATATTGCTGCCGCCATTGCCGGTGAAAACGCCGCTGCCAATGGTTTGGGCTGCGTTATAGCCAATCTCGACCATACGGAAATCAACGTGAGGGCTGAACGAATAGTCTGCGCCACCGAGCACGCCGTATTGAAAGGAACTTAGGCCGCGCGGGTTGGTCGCGGCGCGGGAGCGGGCTACGCCGATCAGGCCCTCCACATAGGGCTTAAGCTTTGCCTGTGGCTTGAAGACAAAGCGCGGGCCGACGAGGAAGCTATTCAGGTGTGCGCCATTGCCACGCAGGAAGCTGCCGCGCACATCAACCCCGATATCGCTCGAATGAGAGTGCAGAAAGTCGTCATAGCTGCCAAGATCCCATCCATAAAACATGCGCGAAGTCGTGCCGGGTCCGAGAAACGCGAAGACTCCGGTATCGGCAGGATTGCTGATGCGCGAGAAGACCGGATTCAGATAGATGGCGACCTTGTGCTGGGTCTCGTACTGCGACTGGGTCTCGGGCTGGGCCAGCGGCTGGTTCTGGGCCTGAACGGCGACGGCGGCAAAAGCCAGACCGGCAACAACTGCGAGCAAAGGCAATTTCATGTGTCTCGTGTGTTCCTGACTGTTGGAAAGCTGTTGTTTCAAATGCTTGAAACAAGTCTACCGGAAGCAGGGCCGCAAATGGCCAGTGCGATGTGGTTTTCGTCTGCGAAGGCTTATTTGCGCAGATATCAAGTGGCCCCGCCGGATCATCGACAGGGCCGCTCAGGTTAGGTCTGCCGATCTGCTTATTTGAGCGTGTAACTGACGCCGGTAACGAACTGGAAGCTGTTTTTGTTGTAGCCGACAGCGGGATTATTGAGGTAGTTGTCCTGCATGTTGAGGTTGACGCTCAGGCGTTTATAGGTGGGCAGCACGAGTCCCGCGCCGAAGATCGCCGAGTACGCATTGGTATTGTTCCAGGCAGGAATGAAGCTGCCGTTCTCGGTAAAGACGATCTTGCGAGGCAGACTACGGTGGTAAGTTTCGCCAAAGATCGAACCGATCAGGTTGTCGTTCGGTGTGGGAGCAACGAAGTTCTGCCGCTCGTAGTGCACGTCCATCTTGACGTCAAGCTGCTGCACCGGAGACTGGAGCACGGTGTAGCCGATACCACCGCCATAGATCTGTTGCAGGTTCAGGCCTTGCGAGAAGTTATGATCGAAGGCCGTATTTGCCAAGGCATAGAGCCGCGAGGTGAAGTACTTGTCGTGTTCAGCGTCGGCGTGGAAGATGCTCGTTTTGGTCATCGCCGCAGGTGTTGGCGGAGTCGTCTGGGGGATGACAGGCGAGGTCAGCTTGCCGTAGGTCTCCAGTACATTGACAGTGCTGCGCGTGCGCGGCGGAAGGAAGGAGACAGTTGGGATGGCGCGAATGAGGCCAAGGCCCAACGTAAAAGTTTCGCCGTAGTCAGTGGCGCGAACAAGAGTCGCCCCGCCGGTGATTGCTCCTGCCCAACCCTGGAGTGGCGTTGGATTAGCGAGGACCTCTTTATTGAAGGTGGCGCTGTCGATGGCGTAGGCAAGATTTTTGATCGGGACGGTTTGGGGCGTTGCTCCACTAATGGTGACGTTGTTATCCGCATACTGTAACTTGCCCGAAGACCGCTTGGTGCGCTTCACCATCTCGCCCTTTTCGAGGAGCACAAACTGGCCGTTGGACCGCAACTCTTTGATCTTCGAAGTCGAGACGGTGATTTCGCCAGCCATGTCACTCTTGAAGACGACTGAATCGCCAACCTCACGCTCGAGCGTGCCGGTAAGCTGGTCGCCGTTGGTGAAGACGATGATGTCTGTTTGAGGTTTGGTCTGGGCGTGAGCGGGTGTGGCCAGCAGCACTTGCGCTCCAGTAAACAGGCAAAGTAAAGCCACGTTACGAACAGTTTGCCAATGATTTTGGGTAAGTTGGTTTGAAATGCTCATCCCATAAAAATAGCCCATTATCAAGAAGATGGGATGAGGACACGCAAAAGAATATTGATGATGTCAAAAAGACACTGCGTCAGCAGGATAGCTCACGCCGCGCGACAGTTTCCTGTTCATAATTCGCGTTTCATTGGAGAACAGGCTGGCCGAATCCCGTACATAAGTCCTCAGAAAGCAGTGGATTGGATTCGCTCTAAATCGCAACAAATCGCACATTCCAAAGAGCATCGACAGCTTTTTGAGAGCCCGTGGAGATGGCCTGAATGCGTGGGGGGTTGCCAAGTGTCTTCCAATAGGCATACTATCCGTTTCGGTTTGAGATAGTTGGCTATTTCAGCTCACACAACCCTTAAACCAAATCACTGCGAATGAATCGTTTCCTGACCACTTCCGTATTCAGTACGAGTTAAACACACGACTGCCTGATGGGCGGTAAGACCCATCAGCGCTCTGGAAGGAAAGAAAAATATGGCATGGTACGCCTATTGCATTGCAGAGAGACAGGCCTTTCCGGAACTTTGCCGGCACCGCCGCCCGATGCCCTTGACCGGGGTAACGGGTTTGTTTGGTAATCAAACGTTTCTGTTCCCAGCCAGCGACCTGGCCGTGATCGTCTCCGAGCATACCGCCGAAGACAGCGCACGGATGGATCAGACGGCTGCACGGGACCACGCCCGTGTCGTAGCAGACTGCTTCAAGCTTTCAACTGTCTTACCCTTTCGTTTTGGAACGACGTTTACGGACGACGACGCGCTGCGCCGCTCGGTCCGCTCCAACCAGCGGCACTTTATGGCCAACATCGACCGGTTACGTGGCAAGGCCGAGATGCACCTGAAGGTCGTGGTGGACGACATCTGCCCGAAGACTGTCGCCCGTGCCGTGACGGTCGGTCAGCAGTATCTGGCTGGTCTGCGCGAGAGTGCAACCCGGCAGCGGGAGCGGCAGTCCAAGGCGCGCGCCTTGTCCGTCCAGATGCATCGCATGTTTCTTCCTCTCGCCGAGGAGATTACGTGCAAGCGGATGGATTCAGGCAAGATGCTCCTCGACATCGCCCACCTGATCGACAACAAGACGATCGAGCGTTACCAGAACAAGTACACCTCGGCGTCCCATGAGCTGAAGGAGTGCCAGATGCAGCTCTCCGGGCCCTGGCCGCCGTACCACTTCGTGCACCGCTCGAACGCGCAGCAGCACAACGCCTGACGTCAGTGCGCTCCCTTTTGCCCAGCCGTAGACGCGGCGGGTGAAAGGGAGCGCGCCGCCGCTTGATTTCTCCTTTGCTTTATCTATCTGGCTTGGTGGTTTACCGGGAGTTCATATTTACCGAAGATGCTGGCTCTTGAGAGCTTGCGCTTCGAGGATACTGCTCCATCTTTTCCCGCCATCGAATGCAAAGCCGCCTCATAATAAAGCTCGAAGCGCCAGCGCCTCAGCCAGGCCTGCGCCCCAAGGAGAACGTGGAATGAATCGCACGACGAAGTCTCTGGCAACTGTGGTTCTGACATGCCTTTGCGGAATCCCGGCGGGCACGCTGCTCGCCGCGCAGGAACCCAATCCTACCTCAACGCCGGACCAGTCCCAATCGCAGCAGCCGACCACCCTTCAGAAGGGTGAGAACGGCATCTATCTGTACCGCGTGAAGGTCGTGCAGCGCGATCTCGACGCTGTCAATTATCTGCATCGCAGCGGCACGACAACGATCGGGTTCAAGGGAACAACGCTTCTTCCACTGGCCAAGGGCTCGGCGAGAGTCACCAGCCTGCGCGGTGGCATTCAGGTGCAGGCTAAATTTGATGGGCTTGAACCGCCCACGACCTTCGGGCCTGAGTACCTTACCTACGTGCTGTGGGCGATTACGCCGGATGGCCGACCGAACAACCTCGGTGAGGTCGTCCTAAGCGGCGGCAAGAGCAGCATCGACGTGACGACAGCGCTGCAATCGTTCGGGCTGGTCGTCACCGCCGAACCATATTTCTCCGTTACGCAGCCCAGCGACGTAGTCGTGCTGCAAAACAGGATTCTGAGCGACAAGACCACCGGCGTGATGGAGAAGGTGAACGCGCACTACTCGCTTTTGCCGCGCGGCACCTACACGCAGACCGGATCGTCGTCGACGGTGCCCGCTCCCGATAAGAAAAAGGACAAGACTCCGCTCGAGGTCTACGAGGCATATAACGCAGTGCGCATCGCTACCGACGCAGGCGCCGAAAAGTATGCGGCTGACATTATGGCCGAGGCGAAACAGGACCTGCGCAACGCAGCCGACATCGCCGGCAACAAGAAGGGCAACCCGAAGATGGCGATCACCTTCGCGCGGCAGGCTGTGCAGCGCGCCGAAGATGCCCGCATCGTCACTCTGCGTAAGCAGGCGCAGGAGCGTGAGATGAATGCCGAGCTGGCCAGGCGCGACGCACAAGCCAAAGCCCAGCAGTCACAGCTTGAGGCCCAGCAGGCGCAACTTGCTGCTGAGCAGGCCAAGGCGGCACAGGCGCAAGCCGATGCCGAGCGTGCTCGCGCCGAAGCTCAAGCCGCGCAGGCACAAGCAGCCGCAGCCGAAGCACAGGCCAAGGCAGCCGCGGCGGCGAAGAGTGCCGATGATGCTAATGCCGTCCGCGAAAAACTGCGCTCCCAGCTCAACAGCGTACTGGCCACCAGCGAGACCGCGCGTGGCCTGATCGTCAACATGTCCGACGTGCTCTTCGACACAGGCCGCTACACGCTCAAGCCGAACACACAGCTTGCACTGGCCAAGGTCGCCGGCATCCTCGCGGCCTATCCTGGCCTGAAGCTTCAGGTCGAGGGTTACACAGACAGCGTAGGCGGCGATGACTACAACCAGAAGCTCTCCGAGAACCGCGCCGATGCGGTCCGCAACTTCCTCATCACGCAGGGAGTCACGCAGGACAACATCAGCTCCACCGGCTACGGCAAAGCGAATCCTGTAGCGGATAACACAACAGCCGCGGGCCGCGCGAAGAACCGCCGCGTTCAGCTCGTCGTCTCTGGTAACGCAATTGGGGTGGCCGCCAGCAGTCCGAGCAGTGCACCAGCACAGCAACCCAGCCCGCAATAAGCGCATAGCCAGGACCATCTTCAAAGCAGCCCCGCGGGCCTTCGGATACCGAAGGCCCGTTGCTTTGATGAGAGCAATGCCATGCTTCAAACCAAAGCCAAGTGCGCAATTCCAGGTGCGCAATTTAAGTCTTACACTGAAGACATGTCCGAACTCCCGCGCAAACCCGGCCCCTCGCTTCTCTCCATCGCGCTTATCCTCGGCATCTTCTTCCTACTGGTTTTCGTTGTATCTGTGCTCATCCTGCCCGATCACGGCAAGAGCCTGCTTAAGCTCACGTGTGTCTCCGTTGAACCCCTGCACGCGCTGACCGCGATTGCATTGCTAAACTAAGCACGTATGGCTTTTTCTCTCTTCGGCAAGCGCGACAAAGCAGACCAGCCAGAACCTCAGGAACCAGTCGAGCAAAAACGCGGCTTCTTCGACCGCATGAAGCAGGCGGTCACTCGCACGCGCGAGTCGCTCTCCGAGTCCATCGGCTCCGTCATCGCCCTCACGCGCGAGGTGGACGAGTCCACCTTCACCGGCCTTGAACCCGTCCTGCTCCGCGCGGACCTCGGCGCCCCCACGACCGCCATCGTGCTTGAAAACCTGCGCCAGCGCGCTCTTCGCACCGGCATTCAGGGCGGCGGCGAACTCAAGCAGCTCTTGAAGGCCGAGCTGAAGCAGATTCTTGACGGTGTGCAACGTCCCATCCAGCATCCTGACGGCCCACCCGAGGTCATCATGATGGTCGGTGTCAACGGAACCGGCAAAACGACCACCACGGGCAAGCTCGCCGCCATGTTCACCGCCGAAGGCCGCAGCGTGCTGCTCTGCGCCGCCGATACCTTCCGCGCCGCCGCCATCGAGCAGCTCGAAGTCTGGGCCAACCGCTCTGGCGTGCCCCTCATTAAGACCAAGCAAGGCGGCGATCCCTCTGCCGCGCTCTACGATGCCTGCACGGCAGCAAAGGCCCGCAACACAGACATCCTCATCGCCGACACTGCAGGCCGCCTTCACACTAAAAGCGACCTGATGAAGGAGCTCGACAAGATGCGCCGCACCGCTGAAAAGCTCGTGCCCGGCGCGCCACACCAAACACTGCTCGTCATGGACGCTACAACGGGTCAGAACGGCCTGCAGCAGGCGAGGCTTTTCACAGAGGCAGCGCGAGTCACCGGCATTGTCCTCACCAAGCTCGACGGCACAGCCAAGGGCGGCATCGTGCTCGCCATTGCGACTGAGCTTAAACTGCCCGTCGTCTACGCTGGCGTGGGCGAGAAGATCGACGATATCATCCCATTCGACAGCGCCGCGTTCATCGACTCGTTCATCGACTAGCTGCGCTGCTATCTAAAAAGAAGTTCTTTCGTCCAAGCAGCGAACCGTATATAGTCGCGGAAAGCGGCAACGCAAGTCATGCTTTCGCTCTATCCGAAAACGACGCAACTCCTCGGTGCAACAATATTGCTGCTGGTTTTCTCGCCGGCGTCCAGGGCACAGACTGCGGATGCTCTACCTGACGCGCCAACACCGCAGGTGCAAGCCATCGATCTTGCACAGAACAGTGGAGCGCCTCAGCAGCCCTCGCAGACACAACCGCAGCAGCCATCCTCTTCCAGCACAGAGCCTTCGCTCTCCGATCTTGGCCTCACTACGGCCCAGACACAGGGCAGCGCACAAGCGCAGGCTCTGCTCGACAAGCGGACCCACATGCTCAAGGTTCACCAGAAGCTTGGCCTGTTGACCCTGATTCCGCTCGCGGCAACTGTCATCAGCTCGGCTGGAGCGACCGCAAGCCATCAGCACAACGGCTCAACCGTCGTGACCACCAACACCGGCAACACTACCGGACGCGACCTCCATGCAGCTCTCGGCTCGGTCTCCGTGGGGATGTACGCGGCCACGGCATGGTATGCCATTCGCGCGCCAAAGGTGCCCGGCGTTGAATCGCGCGGAGCCATCCGCGTACACAAAGCGCTTATATGGATACACGCGCCTGGCATGGTGCTGACGCCGGTACTCGGCGCCATCGCGTTCAAGCAACTCAACTCCGGGGAGCGCATCCACGGCGTCGCCTCGGCCCATGCTGCTGTCGCGTGGGTCACGGTCGCGTCCTATAGCGCCTCTATCGTAGCGGTCTCCTGGCCCATTCACCTGAAGTTCTAGGTCACCCATGAAGAAGCTTCTCGTCGCCTGTCTCTTCTTTGCCCTTCCAGTCTTCGCGCAATCCAACAGCCAATGGACTCTCGACAGCTCCACGCTCACCTACCACATCACGCATCCGCTGCATCAGGTGGCCGGCACCAGCCATGCCGCGCGCGGCAAGGGCATCTGCCACGACGGGCAGTGCGATTTCCTGATTGCTGCGCCGGTCAAGAGCTTCGACTCCGGAGACTCGAACCGTGACCTTCACATGATCCAGGTCACACGCGGAGCAGAGTTCCCCATCGTCACCGTGCGGTTTCATCTGCCTGAGTCGGCAACGAATGCCCCAACCATCAGTTGTGATCTCGATATTCAGTTCGCCGGCCAGACTGCACACTACCGGAACATCACCTTCCAGCAGACGATTCAAGGAGCAGAACACCACATCAAGGGAACCATCCCTGCTATCGTGTCGGACTTCAAAATCACACCACCGTCGTTCTTTACTGTACCCATCAAAAACGAGATGCCCATCGATGTAGACCTCACCTGGCACTCTTCATAAAAGCGAAAGCTCAATAAAAAAGCCGCCCAGATATTCTCTGAGGCGGCTTTAGTCTTTGTAGCGAAGTTAGAAGGTGGCCGACGCAGCAGCTTCCTTCGAGATATCGACCGACCCCTTCAGATCAATCGCCGCCGACGAATCACCCACCCCGATGCGGAAGCTGCCCGGATCGATCTTCCAACCCTTAGCTGCCGTGTCGTAGTAGGCAAACGCGCGGCCGTCGAGCCGGACGCTCACATGCTTTGTCTGCCCCGGATCGAGCGCCACTTTATCGAAGCCCTTCAGCTCCTCTTCAGGCCGCGCAATCTTCGCGTGCGAATCGGAGACGTACACCTGCGCCACCTCCTTGCCCGCGCGCGATCCGGTATTGGTAACGTCGAACGACACCGTCGCCCCCGTGCCATCCGGCTGCACCGACAGGTTCGAGAACTTGAAGGTCGTGTAGCTCAGGCCGAAGCCGAAGGGATAGAGCGGCTCAACATGGTCGTGTTGATAACCGCGATAGCCCACAAAGATGCCCTCTTTATAGACCACGCGATTCGTCCCAGCCTCCGGATAGTAGCTGTTATAGGTCGGATTGTCCTCGGCGCGCCGCTCGAAGGTCGCAGGCAGGTGGCCCGACGGATTCACATCGCCGAAGAGCACCTGTGCCAGCGCCGTTCCACCATCTTGTCCTGCATACCAGTTCTCGATGTAGACCGGCACATGGTCGCGCCATGACTCGCTATCGACGTTGCCGCCCGAGGTCACGGAGACAATGGTCTTCTTGTTCAGCGCAGACATCTCGCGGATAAGCTGGTCCTGGCCAAACGGCAGGTCGAACGTGCGGTCGCTGCCCTCCGACTCAGACTCCGCGTCAAACCCTGCGGCGATCACGACGGCGTCGACCTTCGCGGCAAGCTCCTTCGCGCGAGCAGTCACAATCCTGCTCGCATCCGCAATGCCGAAGCGTGTGCGGCCGCCCCAGCGGTTGGAGTGCGCATCCTCAACGACCACCTTATGCGGGCCGGCAGTCAGGTGCACCGTCAGGTCAGGCTGCAGGGCGCGCGTAAGTTTCCAGTTGTCGAAGATCAGTTTGCCGTCGAGATACGCGCGGCTGCTGTTGCCCTCGCCCGATCCCTGCATGGCGATAACATACTCGCCGTCATGTGCGGCAACGTAGTATCCACTCCAACGATGCGAGACCCCATGGCTCGCTACCGGGTTGTCGCCGTCGTTGCGAGGCGCGTTGTCGATGTGCTGGACAACTGAGTCCGTGCTCGTGCCAGTCAGCTCATTGTCAGCGAAGGTCTCGAGTTTGAGCCCAGCCTTGCTGCCGGCCTGATCGACAACGAAATCAGTATCGCGAGCAAGTTCGTTAAGCGTAGGCAGGCCGCGGTCGTAGTACACCGTAGCCCCCGATCCGAGATACGCCGTCAGCCCTTCCAGCGGGCTCACCGCGTGGAACGGCTTCACTCCTGCGCTTCCTCCGCCGACCGGAACACCCGGATACGCATCCGGCCCGACGACAAGAATCGACTTGATCTGCGATTTGTTCAACGGGAGCAGGCTGCCCTCGTTCTTCAGTAGCACCAAGCCCTCCTGCGCCGTCTCCAGGGCAACCGCGTCGTTCTGTGCGTCATTCAGCGAGATCGAGTTGTCCATCTGCGTCCGGTCCAGCCAGCCAAAGCGCGCAGCCGTATCGAGAATGTGGAAGACCTTCTCGTCAATCGTCGACTCCTTGACCTTGCCGCTTTGCACAGCAGGAAGCAGGTTCTTGGGATTCATAAACGCGCCCGTAGGCATCTCGATATCAAGCCCGCCATTGGCCGCACCGACGCCGTCATAGGTCGATCCCCAGTCCGACATCATCACGCCCTTGAACCCCCAGTCCTTGCGGGCAATGTCCGTGTTCAGGTAGCCGTTCTGCGTCGCGTGCGTGCCGTTGATCAGGTTGTAAGAGTCCATGATCGAGCCCACATCGCCCTTGCGCACCGCGGCCTCAAAGCCCGGCAGGTAGATCTCGCGCATCGTGCGCTCGTCGATGATCGAGTCCGAGTCATGGCGCAGATACTCGTTGTTGTTGCCCATGTAGTGCTTCACCGTCGCACTGACGCCCTCACTCTGCATGCCCTTGATGTAGCCTGTGGCAATCTCGCCCGTCAGGTACGGGTCTTCGCCGAAGTACTCAAAGTTGCGCCCATTGCGCGGTGAGCGATAAATATCAATTCCCGGGCCAAGCATGAAGTGGATTCCGCGTGCTCGCGCGTCCCGCCCGATGCCTTCGCCGGCCTTGTACGCGAGGTCGCGGTTCCATGACGCTGCCAGACCGATGCCGATCCCATACGTGGTCGAAGGCAGGCCCACATTGCTGCGCACACCGAACGGCCCATCAGACATCTCCAGCGCAGGCAATCCCAGGCTGGGCATGGCACGAACAGCGAATCCTGTGCCCCCGATGTACTCGAGCTTCTGCTCCAGTGTCATCTTCTGAATAATGGCGTTGACGCGTGCATGAATTGCATCGGAGTCGGGCTGCGGGGCCTGTGCCAGCGCGGCTGAAGTCGTGAACGCTGCTGCGCACAGCAACGCCGCGAGGCTCGTCTTTGTTCTCAGGGGTCTCGGCAACATGTGTAGCATGGTCCTTTCCTTTTTTGCTGGTGACGGTACTTACTGCCTGTCTGCGTGTTGAAGAAATCTCCCGCAAGGGGGAGATTTGCTTCATGAAAAATGAACGTTTGTCTGGAACAACATCAGCCTTCGCAAAAAATAGACAGCATGGCTGAAGGTGGGAAAACACTCCACGGCATAGTAACGCGAGATCGCAGCCGGGGGCTAGGTTCTTGCTGTATAAAACGATTTTGAGGCAATCTCAAGAGGCTCCGATCATCGGATCGGGCTGGCTTGGTCTTGAATGGAAGACGACGCGGTCCCTCCCACCGTTCTTAGCCTGATACAGAGCTTCGTCAGCCGCGCGCACCATGTCTTCGACGGCCATCATATTGTCTTCAAGTGAAGCGGCCCCAAAGCTCGACGTGATGTGAAATGTCTTGCCATCAAACTCAAACGGCTTCGCCGAAACTGCTCGGTGCAGTTGCATCAGGCGCGTCTCCGGCTCTTCCGCAAAGCCTGGCAGAATGATGAGGAACTCCTCGCCGCCGTATCGTCCCATGAAATCGTAGGGGCGGATATTCTCCATCATGCGGTGTGCAGCATCGCGCAGAATTGCGTCGCCGGCCAGGTGCCCATGCGTGTCATTTACCTGCTTGAAGTGGTCCAGATCAGCGAGCACGACCGTCAATTTGGAGCGCTCGCGGCGCGCGCGTGTCATCTCGCGCTCCAGAATCTCAAGAATTGCTGGGCGGTTCCACATCCCTGTCAGAGCATCATGCGACGCCTGATGCTCCAGCGCCTCACGCGCCGCCATCAATTCCAGCTTCTCGGCCTCCAGTTCACTCGTGCGCTGCGCGATTAGCTCCTTCAAGGCCGCCTGCTCCTGCAGCAGACGCCACTCGCGCCATCGCCAGACGGCAAACGAAAGCAACGTCGCCAGCAGCGCGAGAAACAGGTAGAAGTATCGCGTCTTCCACCAGGGCGGACGAACCGTAAACGCCAGCTTCACGGTCTCCGATGCGTTGCGCCGGTTCGGGTCCAGCGCCTGTACCTCGAAGACGTAATCGCCCGGAGGCACAGCCGCATAGTGCAGGCTGCGCATCGTCGTCTTATTCCACGAGGGCTCAAGCCCCATCAGCCGATAGCGGAACTGAAGTGAGCCTTCGCGGTCGTAGTTGGGCGAAGTGAAGCGCAGGTCGAGCGGCGAATTATGCCAGCGCCAGCGATTTCTTCCTCCTACGCTCAAAGGCTTCTCGCCAAGCGTCGCCGAGGTCAGCACTATGCCGAGATCTTCATCGTTGAACAATTGCCTCGGATGCAGCAGATGGATCAACCCGCCGTTGACTCCAATCCACACCGAGCCATCGCCGTCTGCGTAGAATGCGCCTTCGTCAGTGTCGTTTGATATCAGGCCATCACCCGTGGTGAGCAGACGCCAATGCGTCCCGTCGAAGACCTCGACTCCCAGATCCGTTCCCACCCACATCAGCCCGGAGCGGTCATAGCGGACGAATTGAATATCGGTCGAAACCAGCTCTGGCGTCGTCAGCGATGCCAGCACCTTCGCATGATCTCCCTCGACCTGCAGATGGTATAGCCCGGCAAGCCCACCCCCGATCCACAAACTACCATCACGCGCTATAGCCAGCGAGCGGATGCCTCCACGCGTCAGCCCCGCGTCGACTGAGATTTGTGTCCACTCGCCATCTTCCGTATTCGGGCTTTGGCTTGGTGCAAGCCGATAGAGATGATGGTCGGAGACGAACCAGACATTGCCTTTGGCGTCCTCTGCAGCATCGTCAAAGCTGTCCGCCGCCATCCGCTCGTCGGCGACCTTCTCCACCTTCGGATGCGTGAGTGGATGCCGTATCACCAGCAGACCCGAGCGAGTGCAGAACCAGATGCGGCCCCACGAATCCGTGAACATGCGTACAACCTGCGGAACCCGTGCAAACTGGGCGAAGCGTCCATCTCCGGGAGCTGCGCGCATCAGAAACCCCGGCAGGCTCACCGTCCAGATCGCGCCGTCACGCGACTCCGCAAACCCGTCCGGCTCCTGAAAATAGTCCATCGGAAAATTCGGCGCTTTGCGGATGTGGCCGTCTTCCAGCCTGCCAATCTGCACCTGGTCGCCAACCCAAAGGCGTCCCTTGAGATCGCGA
The Edaphobacter acidisoli genome window above contains:
- a CDS encoding DUF481 domain-containing protein — translated: MLLATPAHAQTKPQTDIIVFTNGDQLTGTLEREVGDSVVFKSDMAGEITVSTSKIKELRSNGQFVLLEKGEMVKRTKRSSGKLQYADNNVTISGATPQTVPIKNLAYAIDSATFNKEVLANPTPLQGWAGAITGGATLVRATDYGETFTLGLGLIRAIPTVSFLPPRTRSTVNVLETYGKLTSPVIPQTTPPTPAAMTKTSIFHADAEHDKYFTSRLYALANTAFDHNFSQGLNLQQIYGGGIGYTVLQSPVQQLDVKMDVHYERQNFVAPTPNDNLIGSIFGETYHRSLPRKIVFTENGSFIPAWNNTNAYSAIFGAGLVLPTYKRLSVNLNMQDNYLNNPAVGYNKNSFQFVTGVSYTLK
- a CDS encoding GvpL/GvpF family gas vesicle protein; translation: MAWYAYCIAERQAFPELCRHRRPMPLTGVTGLFGNQTFLFPASDLAVIVSEHTAEDSARMDQTAARDHARVVADCFKLSTVLPFRFGTTFTDDDALRRSVRSNQRHFMANIDRLRGKAEMHLKVVVDDICPKTVARAVTVGQQYLAGLRESATRQRERQSKARALSVQMHRMFLPLAEEITCKRMDSGKMLLDIAHLIDNKTIERYQNKYTSASHELKECQMQLSGPWPPYHFVHRSNAQQHNA
- a CDS encoding OmpA family protein — translated: MNRTTKSLATVVLTCLCGIPAGTLLAAQEPNPTSTPDQSQSQQPTTLQKGENGIYLYRVKVVQRDLDAVNYLHRSGTTTIGFKGTTLLPLAKGSARVTSLRGGIQVQAKFDGLEPPTTFGPEYLTYVLWAITPDGRPNNLGEVVLSGGKSSIDVTTALQSFGLVVTAEPYFSVTQPSDVVVLQNRILSDKTTGVMEKVNAHYSLLPRGTYTQTGSSSTVPAPDKKKDKTPLEVYEAYNAVRIATDAGAEKYAADIMAEAKQDLRNAADIAGNKKGNPKMAITFARQAVQRAEDARIVTLRKQAQEREMNAELARRDAQAKAQQSQLEAQQAQLAAEQAKAAQAQADAERARAEAQAAQAQAAAAEAQAKAAAAAKSADDANAVREKLRSQLNSVLATSETARGLIVNMSDVLFDTGRYTLKPNTQLALAKVAGILAAYPGLKLQVEGYTDSVGGDDYNQKLSENRADAVRNFLITQGVTQDNISSTGYGKANPVADNTTAAGRAKNRRVQLVVSGNAIGVAASSPSSAPAQQPSPQ
- the ftsY gene encoding signal recognition particle-docking protein FtsY — translated: MAFSLFGKRDKADQPEPQEPVEQKRGFFDRMKQAVTRTRESLSESIGSVIALTREVDESTFTGLEPVLLRADLGAPTTAIVLENLRQRALRTGIQGGGELKQLLKAELKQILDGVQRPIQHPDGPPEVIMMVGVNGTGKTTTTGKLAAMFTAEGRSVLLCAADTFRAAAIEQLEVWANRSGVPLIKTKQGGDPSAALYDACTAAKARNTDILIADTAGRLHTKSDLMKELDKMRRTAEKLVPGAPHQTLLVMDATTGQNGLQQARLFTEAARVTGIVLTKLDGTAKGGIVLAIATELKLPVVYAGVGEKIDDIIPFDSAAFIDSFID
- a CDS encoding YceI family protein → MKKLLVACLFFALPVFAQSNSQWTLDSSTLTYHITHPLHQVAGTSHAARGKGICHDGQCDFLIAAPVKSFDSGDSNRDLHMIQVTRGAEFPIVTVRFHLPESATNAPTISCDLDIQFAGQTAHYRNITFQQTIQGAEHHIKGTIPAIVSDFKITPPSFFTVPIKNEMPIDVDLTWHSS
- a CDS encoding glycoside hydrolase family 3 C-terminal domain-containing protein produces the protein MLPRPLRTKTSLAALLCAAAFTTSAALAQAPQPDSDAIHARVNAIIQKMTLEQKLEYIGGTGFAVRAMPSLGLPALEMSDGPFGVRSNVGLPSTTYGIGIGLAASWNRDLAYKAGEGIGRDARARGIHFMLGPGIDIYRSPRNGRNFEYFGEDPYLTGEIATGYIKGMQSEGVSATVKHYMGNNNEYLRHDSDSIIDERTMREIYLPGFEAAVRKGDVGSIMDSYNLINGTHATQNGYLNTDIARKDWGFKGVMMSDWGSTYDGVGAANGGLDIEMPTGAFMNPKNLLPAVQSGKVKESTIDEKVFHILDTAARFGWLDRTQMDNSISLNDAQNDAVALETAQEGLVLLKNEGSLLPLNKSQIKSILVVGPDAYPGVPVGGGSAGVKPFHAVSPLEGLTAYLGSGATVYYDRGLPTLNELARDTDFVVDQAGSKAGLKLETFADNELTGTSTDSVVQHIDNAPRNDGDNPVASHGVSHRWSGYYVAAHDGEYVIAMQGSGEGNSSRAYLDGKLIFDNWKLTRALQPDLTVHLTAGPHKVVVEDAHSNRWGGRTRFGIADASRIVTARAKELAAKVDAVVIAAGFDAESESEGSDRTFDLPFGQDQLIREMSALNKKTIVSVTSGGNVDSESWRDHVPVYIENWYAGQDGGTALAQVLFGDVNPSGHLPATFERRAEDNPTYNSYYPEAGTNRVVYKEGIFVGYRGYQHDHVEPLYPFGFGLSYTTFKFSNLSVQPDGTGATVSFDVTNTGSRAGKEVAQVYVSDSHAKIARPEEELKGFDKVALDPGQTKHVSVRLDGRAFAYYDTAAKGWKIDPGSFRIGVGDSSAAIDLKGSVDISKEAAASATF